The following DNA comes from Nerophis ophidion isolate RoL-2023_Sa linkage group LG16, RoL_Noph_v1.0, whole genome shotgun sequence.
GAGAACTAATAGAAGGAGGGGGCTCTGTCATGCTGTCAAAGTCATCAAACTCCGGAGGCGGGGGTAGTAACGGCATACCTAACATTTCCCTATCGTCTTCAGGTCTGGCAGATTTGACATATGAAGGACGGTTGTGCTCTCTCGCCGGTGAAGCTGGTTGCGTAAAAGCGTAAGTTAACCCACTGGACTCTGTTTGATTGCGCTCATGTCCGATGGTCGCCGATTTAGTCCCCCATTTCTGCGTGGGACTGACAGACGTTGGACTAACTTGGACTTGATTTTGATGAAAGAGAGAAGAAGAAGAGATGGATCTTGGAAGGATTGACGATTCGTAATTGGGATTAGTTTGCTGAATGCTTCGTCTGCGTTCATTGTATGTCGCAGTGccgttttcccggaatgcaaagccCTTGAACCGATCTCTCTCCCGAGCCGCATTCAGGAGAGCCAGAGGAGAAGCTGCAGGCTCCTCCTGAGATGCACTGCTTTCTGCATTTTTTAGGCGGTGTTTTTGATCTAATACCGGACTGAAATTGGGTTTGAAACCAACTCTGCCTTTGAGATCGCCAGAGGTCAATTGAATTCTGCTCCCTTTCTGAAGCTTCCTTGGTTCTTGGTATTGCACCTGGAGAGGTGTGCCAACTTCTGATTTGGGTGACTGAGAAGACAGCATATTTGGTACATTCTCTTTTTGATATGTATCATTTGTGGTAAGTGATTTCAGAGGCGGCTGTGAGGGATGCACATGCTGTGAATTCTTTTGGCGAACGAGCGTGGTTGGTGTTCCCCGGGGAACATTTCTGTCCACCTGGGCCAACATAGCAGAGCCAGAATCCTCCAGGAGTAACATCTGCTTGGGTCTTTTGTCTTGTTCTTTGTAGTCAAGAAGGATTGAGGCGTTGGAAACGGGGTAAAGCTTTGCTGGGTTTTGGGGATTGAATGTGGACTGGGTGCGGGTCTGCACAGGTGGAGAGGGGGCAGGAGTGTGCGGCGGGGATTCCAGGTTGGGTATTGAGGAGAATCTAATTGGCTTCGCAGGCGCGGTTTTAACAGTATTCGATTGTCCTTTGGAAGGCGGCGGCGGTGGGGCGAAATTTGGATGTTTGGGGACTTTGGCTGGAGACGGTTTTGAAATGGAGGTGGGTGACACAGAGCTGTAAGAGCTTGTAGACAGGGGCGTTGGCGGGGGGCTGAATGTGGGTTTTATGACACGGTGGTTCTTTTCCACCTTGACGGGTGGCTGGGGAGCAGCCATAGGAGGCGGCTGAAGAGAAGCGAGTCCTGCATACATTGAGTAGTGC
Coding sequences within:
- the LOC133570066 gene encoding uncharacterized protein C6orf132 homolog isoform X1; the protein is MKRGHRAFLGRKKPSLFDTTVKIREIERGELVLNSPTMPESGTASVRARPTVKHHTSSEGSQGFVPTPRVPVLPPNNGPKINGAANGNVFSYDLVEEDVFVPPPPSNAPPPPPENFVLPPPDFLGHYSMYAGLASLQPPPMAAPQPPVKVEKNHRVIKPTFSPPPTPLSTSSYSSVSPTSISKPSPAKVPKHPNFAPPPPPSKGQSNTVKTAPAKPIRFSSIPNLESPPHTPAPSPPVQTRTQSTFNPQNPAKLYPVSNASILLDYKEQDKRPKQMLLLEDSGSAMLAQVDRNVPRGTPTTLVRQKNSQHVHPSQPPLKSLTTNDTYQKENVPNMLSSQSPKSEVGTPLQVQYQEPRKLQKGSRIQLTSGDLKGRVGFKPNFSPVLDQKHRLKNAESSASQEEPAASPLALLNAARERDRFKGFAFRENGTATYNERRRSIQQTNPNYESSILPRSISSSSLFHQNQVQVSPTSVSPTQKWGTKSATIGHERNQTESSGLTYAFTQPASPAREHNRPSYVKSARPEDDREMLGMPLLPPPPEFDDFDSMTEPPPSISSPTPEFKKAPQVNMNSLPPDHIPPKHYPIYVNIQQNPFLLTKPKADPIHTPPPQSQSQTTVVSILQKKMLELDHQISPSEDADDDSEEWGIPFSENIQVPVLPKTRPQATSSLNGVTQTTTTNHKQETQGKVVRKYQATNSNGPPSSHQYGMTYRIRPGTNQPITLIRKGPS
- the LOC133570066 gene encoding probable LIM domain-containing serine/threonine-protein kinase DDB_G0286997 isoform X2; translation: MYAGLASLQPPPMAAPQPPVKVEKNHRVIKPTFSPPPTPLSTSSYSSVSPTSISKPSPAKVPKHPNFAPPPPPSKGQSNTVKTAPAKPIRFSSIPNLESPPHTPAPSPPVQTRTQSTFNPQNPAKLYPVSNASILLDYKEQDKRPKQMLLLEDSGSAMLAQVDRNVPRGTPTTLVRQKNSQHVHPSQPPLKSLTTNDTYQKENVPNMLSSQSPKSEVGTPLQVQYQEPRKLQKGSRIQLTSGDLKGRVGFKPNFSPVLDQKHRLKNAESSASQEEPAASPLALLNAARERDRFKGFAFRENGTATYNERRRSIQQTNPNYESSILPRSISSSSLFHQNQVQVSPTSVSPTQKWGTKSATIGHERNQTESSGLTYAFTQPASPAREHNRPSYVKSARPEDDREMLGMPLLPPPPEFDDFDSMTEPPPSISSPTPEFKKAPQVNMNSLPPDHIPPKHYPIYVNIQQNPFLLTKPKADPIHTPPPQSQSQTTVVSILQKKMLELDHQISPSEDADDDSEEWGIPFSENIQVPVLPKTRPQATSSLNGVTQTTTTNHKQETQGKVVRKYQATNSNGPPSSHQYGMTYRIRPGTNQPITLIRKGPS